One Natronomonas moolapensis 8.8.11 genomic region harbors:
- the aroC gene encoding chorismate synthase, which translates to MNGNRFGRLFQVTTYGESHGDAMGVTVSGCPAGVELDEEAIQRELDRRKPGQSKISTSRGEPDEVRINSGTLEGYTTGTPIGMVIQNKDARSGKYEPFITAPRPSHGDFTYSAKFGTRNWGGGGRSSARETVNWVAAGAVAKQVLDRSQHDVRIKAHVNQIGDVEAPDVSFEEMCEHAEDNEVRCGHPETAERMRALIDEYQQAGDSIGGSIAFEVRGVPRGLGAPRFDSFPARLGQAMFSIPATTHVEFGLGAEARTATGSKRNEDWTFDEGDHPETESEAGDPVPVGNDHGGLQGGITTGQPIWGEATWHAPTSIPKEQQTADWETDEVVDDAQVIGRHDPVLPPRGVPVVEAMLYLTVLDFMLLGGRINPDRIDGRPGEYDTDYHPSNPRNE; encoded by the coding sequence ATGAACGGAAACCGATTCGGGCGGCTCTTTCAGGTGACGACGTACGGGGAGAGCCACGGCGATGCGATGGGTGTCACGGTCTCGGGCTGTCCGGCCGGCGTCGAACTCGACGAGGAAGCGATCCAGCGCGAACTCGACCGGCGCAAGCCCGGGCAATCGAAGATCTCGACGAGTCGCGGCGAACCCGACGAGGTCCGGATCAACTCCGGGACGCTTGAGGGGTACACCACCGGGACGCCGATCGGGATGGTCATCCAGAACAAAGACGCCCGATCGGGGAAGTACGAACCGTTTATCACCGCCCCACGACCGAGCCACGGCGACTTCACTTACTCCGCGAAGTTCGGCACCAGAAACTGGGGTGGCGGCGGGCGGTCGTCGGCCCGCGAGACGGTCAACTGGGTCGCCGCCGGCGCGGTCGCCAAACAGGTGCTCGACCGGTCACAGCACGACGTCCGGATCAAGGCCCACGTCAACCAGATCGGCGACGTCGAGGCGCCGGACGTCTCCTTCGAGGAGATGTGCGAACACGCCGAGGACAACGAGGTCCGGTGTGGCCACCCCGAGACAGCCGAGCGGATGCGGGCGTTGATCGACGAGTACCAACAGGCCGGCGACTCCATCGGCGGTTCGATCGCCTTCGAGGTCCGTGGCGTTCCACGGGGCCTCGGTGCGCCGCGGTTCGACTCGTTCCCCGCCCGACTCGGGCAGGCGATGTTCTCCATCCCCGCGACGACCCACGTCGAGTTCGGCCTCGGGGCCGAGGCCCGGACGGCAACCGGCTCCAAACGCAACGAGGACTGGACGTTCGACGAGGGCGACCATCCCGAAACCGAGAGTGAGGCAGGCGATCCCGTCCCCGTCGGCAACGACCACGGCGGGCTTCAGGGCGGGATCACAACCGGCCAGCCGATCTGGGGGGAGGCGACTTGGCACGCGCCGACGTCGATCCCGAAAGAACAACAGACCGCCGACTGGGAGACCGACGAGGTCGTCGACGACGCACAGGTCATCGGCCGCCACGACCCCGTCCTGCCGCCGCGGGGCGTTCCGGTCGTCGAGGCCATGCTGTATCTGACAGTGCTCGATTTCATGCTGTTGGGCGGGCGGATCAACCCGGACCGGATCGACGGCCGTCCCGGCGAGTACGACACTGACTACCATCCATCGAACCCCCGCAACGAGTGA
- a CDS encoding guanosine monophosphate reductase, with translation MPYKTGLSYDDVLAVPQRSPVDSRDDVDLSTDLAGGLELSLPIATAAMDTVTEAEMARAVAEAGGLGVVHRFLPIDEQARMVGGVAADGLPVAGAVGIAESYLDRAESLVESGASALVLDVAHGHMDRAIEATAELSGTFPGTPICAGNVATEAGVADLAEAGADCVKIGVGPGSHCTTREVTGFGVPQFTAVERCSSAARKHGVTTIADGGIRGSGDAVKALLAGADAVMMGGFFAGCAESPGEIIETDGQRYKRSRGMATAAAAEDREDKAGDVEAEEGVEAVMEYKGPVEPRLAEFAAGLRSGLSYAGAHDLETARENAEFMEVRPTTNRRNGAHGFADRT, from the coding sequence ATGCCCTACAAAACGGGACTCTCCTACGATGACGTACTCGCTGTCCCACAGCGCTCACCCGTCGACAGCCGCGACGACGTCGACCTGTCGACCGACCTGGCCGGCGGCCTCGAACTGTCACTCCCCATCGCAACCGCGGCGATGGACACCGTCACCGAGGCTGAGATGGCCCGCGCCGTCGCCGAGGCCGGCGGCCTTGGCGTCGTTCACCGCTTTCTCCCGATCGACGAGCAGGCGCGGATGGTCGGTGGCGTCGCCGCCGACGGTCTCCCGGTCGCGGGCGCGGTCGGGATCGCCGAGTCGTACCTCGATCGAGCGGAGTCGCTCGTCGAATCGGGGGCGAGCGCGCTCGTTCTCGACGTCGCCCACGGTCACATGGACCGGGCAATCGAGGCGACCGCCGAGTTGTCGGGGACGTTCCCGGGGACGCCGATCTGCGCCGGCAACGTCGCCACCGAGGCCGGCGTCGCCGACCTAGCCGAGGCGGGCGCGGACTGCGTGAAGATCGGCGTCGGCCCCGGGTCACACTGCACGACGCGGGAGGTGACTGGCTTCGGCGTTCCACAGTTCACCGCGGTCGAGCGCTGCTCGAGCGCCGCCCGCAAGCACGGCGTCACGACGATCGCCGATGGCGGGATCAGAGGCTCCGGCGACGCGGTCAAGGCGCTCTTGGCCGGCGCGGACGCCGTCATGATGGGTGGGTTCTTCGCTGGGTGTGCGGAGTCACCGGGGGAGATCATCGAAACGGACGGCCAACGCTACAAGCGCTCGCGGGGGATGGCGACCGCCGCGGCCGCCGAGGACCGCGAGGACAAGGCCGGCGACGTCGAGGCCGAGGAGGGCGTCGAGGCCGTCATGGAGTACAAAGGCCCCGTCGAACCGCGGCTGGCGGAGTTCGCCGCTGGCCTCCGTTCGGGGCTCTCCTACGCCGGTGCACACGACCTCGAAACCGCCCGCGAGAACGCCGAGTTCATGGAAGTCCGGCCGACGACGAACCGCCGGAACGGCGCGCACGGGTTCGCCGATCGGACCTAA
- the aroA gene encoding 3-phosphoshikimate 1-carboxyvinyltransferase, translating into MDVRISPSRVRGTARAPPSKSYTHRAVLAAGYGDGATVRNPLFSADTAATARAVEAYGGETSRVDGDFEVVGFGGTPETPADVIDCANSGTTMRLTAAAGGLVEGLSVLTGDASLRSRPQGPLLDALGQLGIRADSTRANGQAPLVVGGGTAGGSVSIPGDVSSQYVTGLLMAGAATEDGIEIELTTELKSAPYVDITLEVLEAFGVEASVGGGDDAEVRASGAEQLAVSGGQTYAPAGGGYDVPGDFSSMSYLLAAGALAAEDELVVEGAHPSAQGDSAIVEVLDSMGAAIEWDRNAGEIVVGRSDLEGIEVGVADTPDLLPTIAALGAAAAGTTRITDCAHVRLKETDRVAAMATELGRMGIETEESADELVVHGGELQGATVRGHEDHRIVMSLAVAGLVADGETTIEGAEDVDVSFPGFFDALSEIGVGLVEA; encoded by the coding sequence ATGGACGTTCGGATCTCCCCCTCACGCGTTCGCGGCACCGCACGCGCGCCTCCCTCGAAGAGCTACACCCACCGGGCGGTTCTCGCGGCGGGGTACGGAGACGGCGCGACCGTCCGGAACCCGCTTTTCAGTGCCGATACGGCGGCGACGGCCCGGGCGGTCGAGGCCTACGGCGGTGAGACCTCGCGCGTCGACGGTGACTTCGAGGTCGTCGGCTTCGGCGGCACGCCCGAAACGCCCGCCGACGTGATCGACTGCGCGAACAGCGGGACGACGATGCGGTTAACGGCGGCGGCTGGCGGGTTAGTCGAGGGGCTCTCGGTGTTGACCGGCGACGCCTCGCTTCGGTCGCGGCCGCAGGGGCCGCTGCTCGATGCGCTCGGGCAACTCGGTATCCGGGCGGACTCGACGCGGGCCAACGGGCAGGCCCCGCTGGTCGTCGGCGGCGGGACGGCCGGCGGGTCGGTGTCGATCCCCGGCGACGTCTCCTCGCAGTACGTCACTGGGCTGTTGATGGCCGGCGCGGCGACCGAGGACGGGATCGAGATCGAACTGACCACCGAGCTCAAGTCCGCACCATACGTCGACATCACCCTCGAGGTGCTGGAGGCGTTCGGCGTCGAGGCGTCGGTCGGCGGCGGGGATGACGCCGAGGTCAGGGCGTCCGGGGCCGAGCAACTCGCCGTTTCTGGGGGGCAGACGTACGCGCCGGCGGGCGGGGGCTACGACGTCCCCGGGGACTTCTCGTCGATGTCGTATCTCCTCGCCGCGGGCGCACTCGCCGCCGAGGACGAACTCGTCGTCGAGGGCGCGCATCCGAGCGCCCAGGGCGACAGCGCGATCGTCGAGGTGCTCGACTCGATGGGGGCGGCGATCGAGTGGGACCGCAACGCGGGCGAGATCGTCGTCGGCCGGTCCGACCTCGAGGGGATCGAGGTCGGCGTCGCGGACACCCCGGATCTGCTGCCGACGATCGCGGCTCTCGGCGCGGCGGCGGCGGGGACGACCCGGATCACCGACTGCGCGCACGTCCGGTTGAAAGAGACGGACCGCGTGGCCGCGATGGCGACCGAACTCGGCCGCATGGGGATCGAGACCGAGGAGTCGGCGGACGAACTCGTCGTCCACGGCGGCGAGTTGCAGGGCGCGACCGTCCGGGGTCACGAGGACCACCGGATCGTCATGTCGCTGGCCGTCGCCGGCCTCGTCGCCGACGGGGAGACGACGATCGAGGGGGCGGAGGACGTCGACGTCTCCTTCCCCGGCTTCTTCGATGCGCTCTCGGAGATCGGTGTCGGCCTCGTCGAAGCGTGA
- a CDS encoding M24 family metallopeptidase — protein MDPDLSKLDAFLAEAGVDGYLIEADGETADQRYLSGFTAPDPFVTLYTGETTLLVSALEYGRAMRTARADRIERHSTYDHRANVAEYGSPGGKYRTLAAFLDSHSADSVAVPRDFPVGTADGLRDHGIAVEADPDGVVGSIRARKVDEEIDHVRATQRANEAAMARAEDLLVSATVDGGTLRLDGDPLTAERVKRAIEIELLAHDCALDETIVACGADAADPHDRGSGPLAADEAIIVDIFPRSKTSGYYADMTRTFCVGDPGETIERWYDLTYEAQRAALDTIEAGVSGSDVHDAVCDVYEDAGLPTLRADETTETGFIHTTGHGVGLDIHEHPRLSEEETELEAGNVVTVEPGLYDPEVGGVRIEDLVVVTEDGHENLTEYPTELAVGSGG, from the coding sequence ATGGATCCGGATCTCTCGAAACTCGACGCCTTCCTCGCGGAGGCGGGCGTCGATGGCTACCTGATCGAGGCCGACGGCGAGACGGCCGACCAGCGGTACCTCTCGGGGTTTACCGCTCCCGACCCGTTCGTCACCCTCTACACTGGGGAGACGACGCTTCTGGTCTCGGCACTGGAGTACGGCCGCGCGATGCGCACCGCCAGAGCCGACCGCATCGAGCGACACTCGACGTACGACCACCGGGCGAACGTCGCGGAGTACGGCTCGCCGGGCGGGAAGTATCGGACGCTCGCCGCGTTCCTCGATTCCCACAGCGCCGACTCGGTCGCGGTGCCGAGGGACTTTCCAGTCGGGACCGCCGACGGTCTCCGGGACCACGGGATCGCGGTCGAGGCCGACCCCGACGGCGTCGTCGGCTCCATCCGCGCCCGGAAGGTCGACGAGGAGATCGACCACGTCCGGGCGACACAGCGCGCCAACGAGGCGGCGATGGCGCGCGCCGAGGACCTGCTCGTCTCGGCGACGGTCGACGGCGGAACCTTGCGTCTCGACGGCGACCCGCTGACGGCCGAACGGGTCAAACGCGCGATCGAAATAGAGCTACTGGCGCACGACTGCGCGCTCGACGAGACGATCGTCGCCTGCGGCGCCGACGCCGCCGATCCGCACGACCGCGGATCCGGGCCGCTCGCCGCCGACGAGGCGATCATCGTCGACATCTTCCCGCGCTCGAAGACGAGCGGCTACTACGCCGACATGACGCGGACGTTCTGCGTCGGCGACCCGGGCGAAACGATCGAGCGCTGGTACGATCTCACGTACGAGGCCCAGCGGGCCGCCCTCGACACCATCGAGGCCGGCGTCTCCGGCAGCGACGTCCACGACGCGGTCTGTGACGTCTACGAGGACGCGGGGCTCCCGACGCTCCGGGCCGACGAGACGACCGAGACGGGATTTATTCACACCACGGGTCACGGCGTCGGCCTCGACATCCACGAGCACCCGCGGCTCTCCGAGGAGGAGACGGAACTCGAGGCCGGCAACGTCGTGACGGTCGAACCAGGGCTGTACGACCCCGAGGTCGGCGGCGTCCGGATCGAGGACCTCGTCGTCGTCACCGAGGACGGCCACGAGAACCTCACCGAGTATCCGACGGAGTTGGCCGTCGGTTCGGGCGGGTGA
- a CDS encoding prephenate dehydrogenase/arogenate dehydrogenase family protein, with the protein MQLLVVGAGEMGRWFARQSGADAVAFADRDPATARAAADIGDARAVDLDTDETFDAVCLAVPMSATPTAIGTHAGRASEAVVDVAGEMRDAVAALRTHAEGLERASFHPLFSAANAPGNVPVVVDNAGPTVDRFRAALEAAGNEVFETTPAAHDRAMETVQAKAHTAILAYALAAEDVDPRFHTSLSGPLSTLVEGTLDNTPEVYAEIQERFEGASSVAEAAAEIADADHRTFVDLYGEAGE; encoded by the coding sequence ATGCAACTGCTCGTCGTCGGCGCGGGTGAGATGGGTCGGTGGTTCGCCCGCCAAAGCGGCGCCGACGCGGTCGCGTTCGCTGACCGCGACCCGGCGACAGCGCGTGCGGCGGCCGATATCGGGGACGCACGCGCCGTCGACCTCGACACCGACGAGACGTTCGACGCCGTCTGTCTCGCGGTGCCGATGTCCGCCACCCCGACCGCGATCGGGACTCACGCCGGCCGGGCGAGCGAGGCCGTCGTCGACGTGGCGGGGGAGATGCGCGACGCCGTGGCGGCGCTTCGGACCCACGCCGAGGGGCTCGAACGAGCCAGCTTTCACCCGCTGTTCTCGGCCGCGAACGCCCCGGGAAACGTTCCTGTCGTCGTCGATAACGCCGGGCCGACGGTCGATCGGTTCCGTGCGGCGCTCGAGGCGGCGGGCAACGAGGTCTTCGAGACGACGCCGGCGGCCCACGACCGCGCGATGGAGACCGTCCAGGCGAAGGCGCACACGGCCATCCTGGCGTACGCGCTCGCCGCCGAGGACGTCGACCCGCGGTTTCACACCTCCCTCTCGGGACCGCTGTCGACCCTCGTCGAGGGGACCCTCGACAACACACCAGAGGTGTACGCCGAGATCCAAGAGCGATTCGAGGGCGCGTCGTCGGTCGCCGAAGCCGCGGCCGAGATTGCCGACGCCGACCACAGGACGTTCGTCGACCTCTACGGGGAGGCGGGCGAGTGA
- a CDS encoding methyltransferase domain-containing protein, which yields MTDTDGVLDAAKYLRPVRPIDPEEIYEYVEGQPHPAVVRQTLREHAFELGVVEREDGTFVPVEEGPIEPAFRGVERFPDAYARRFEDLLVERYGSGWPEGDAGDRLRERIDGLKVAYFADESVTYDEETALAYALYHLPDYYAAIQYVLDELGRAGLLDRTLRVLDVGAGAGGPALGLYDYLPDDSLVEYDAVEPSAAADVFETMLDPTRPGFDATVHRETAEAFAPEGEYDLVVFGNVLSELEAPVPVVERYLEALAPDGTVLALSPAEERTATRLRDVERDLLDRNEELSVYAPTIRLWPGESPDDRGWTFTRKPDVEAPSFQRRLERAASDSPGGSPDSGDGRYTNSAVQFAYLLLRTDGRRAIEYDPDPGRVAKMAESERHVTERIDIAALKLSPDLADDGHPLFKISDGSEAIDHYAVLAERSGLNESLEAAPYGSLLRFENVLVLWNDDEGAYNLVVDAETVVDRLA from the coding sequence ATGACCGACACCGACGGCGTCCTCGACGCCGCGAAGTACCTCCGGCCGGTCCGGCCGATCGACCCCGAGGAGATATACGAGTACGTCGAGGGGCAACCCCACCCCGCGGTCGTCCGGCAGACGCTGCGCGAGCACGCCTTCGAGTTGGGAGTCGTCGAGCGCGAGGACGGGACCTTCGTCCCGGTCGAAGAGGGACCGATCGAGCCGGCGTTCCGAGGCGTCGAGCGGTTCCCGGACGCGTACGCGCGGCGCTTCGAGGACCTACTCGTCGAGCGCTACGGCTCCGGCTGGCCCGAGGGCGATGCGGGCGATCGGCTCCGCGAGCGCATCGATGGGCTGAAAGTCGCGTACTTCGCCGACGAGTCCGTCACCTACGACGAGGAGACGGCGCTCGCCTACGCGCTGTATCACCTCCCGGACTACTACGCGGCGATCCAGTACGTCCTCGACGAACTCGGGCGGGCGGGGCTGCTCGACCGAACGCTCCGCGTGCTCGACGTCGGGGCGGGCGCGGGCGGGCCGGCGCTCGGTCTCTACGACTACCTGCCCGACGACAGCCTCGTCGAGTACGACGCCGTCGAACCCAGCGCCGCGGCCGACGTCTTCGAGACGATGCTCGACCCGACGCGACCCGGGTTCGACGCGACCGTCCACCGCGAAACCGCGGAGGCGTTCGCTCCCGAGGGCGAGTACGACCTCGTCGTCTTCGGGAACGTCCTCTCGGAACTCGAAGCGCCGGTCCCGGTCGTCGAACGCTACCTCGAAGCGCTCGCGCCCGACGGGACCGTCCTCGCGCTCTCGCCGGCCGAGGAGCGGACGGCGACCCGCCTCCGCGACGTCGAGCGCGACCTTCTCGACCGAAATGAGGAGCTGTCGGTGTACGCGCCGACGATCCGGTTGTGGCCCGGTGAGTCGCCCGACGACCGTGGCTGGACGTTCACCCGAAAGCCCGACGTCGAGGCTCCGTCGTTCCAGCGACGCCTCGAGCGCGCCGCGTCGGACTCGCCGGGTGGGTCACCCGACAGCGGCGACGGACGCTACACCAACTCCGCAGTCCAGTTCGCCTACCTCCTGTTGCGGACCGACGGCCGGCGGGCGATCGAGTACGACCCCGACCCGGGCCGGGTGGCGAAGATGGCCGAGAGCGAACGCCACGTCACCGAACGCATCGACATCGCGGCGCTGAAGCTGTCGCCGGACCTCGCCGACGACGGCCACCCGCTGTTCAAGATCAGCGACGGGTCGGAAGCGATCGACCACTACGCCGTCCTCGCGGAGCGGTCGGGCCTCAACGAGTCCCTCGAGGCGGCCCCCTACGGCTCGTTGCTCCGCTTCGAGAACGTGCTCGTCCTCTGGAACGACGACGAGGGGGCCTACAACCTCGTCGTCGACGCCGAGACGGTTGTCGATCGGCTGGCCTGA
- a CDS encoding ribbon-helix-helix domain-containing protein, producing the protein MTEYTTVSIPKDLSERVEETIEGTSFSSTSDLVRFLLRSIVIQHQKQGSLSEAEFDEITDQLRDLGYLE; encoded by the coding sequence ATGACGGAATACACGACGGTCTCGATCCCGAAAGATCTCTCCGAGCGCGTCGAGGAGACGATCGAGGGGACGAGTTTCTCCTCGACCAGCGACCTGGTCCGATTTTTGCTCCGGAGCATCGTCATCCAGCATCAAAAACAGGGCTCGCTCTCGGAGGCGGAGTTCGACGAAATAACCGACCAGCTCCGCGACCTCGGCTACCTCGAGTGA
- a CDS encoding DUF5789 family protein: MGVRPPQQSDGDTPEIIAFGIAALDEHLERADVTFPVTEEALLETVGDPSIPYDATGNEIRLSAALEELPQARYETRQEFMNALHPVFEARRERGNNSFVGRLRSLLPF; this comes from the coding sequence ATGGGAGTTCGGCCACCACAGCAAAGCGACGGCGACACCCCGGAGATCATCGCCTTTGGCATCGCGGCTCTCGACGAACACCTCGAACGGGCGGACGTCACGTTCCCAGTAACTGAGGAGGCGCTACTCGAAACCGTGGGTGATCCGAGCATTCCCTACGACGCGACGGGCAACGAGATTCGGCTCTCGGCGGCGCTCGAGGAACTCCCCCAAGCGAGATACGAGACCCGACAGGAGTTCATGAACGCCCTCCACCCGGTCTTCGAGGCCCGCCGCGAGCGGGGAAACAACAGCTTCGTCGGTCGGCTCCGGTCGTTGTTGCCGTTCTAG
- the aglJ gene encoding S-layer glycoprotein N-glycosyltransferase AglJ, giving the protein MPDRTDVCVLIPTLEEAATVGEVVSGFRNAGFEDVFVIDGGSDDDTRSIADANGARVRTQSGTGKGQAVREALEYVEKPYVLMADGDGTYCPEDADVMLEPLFDGRAEHVIGDRFADMEPGAMTRLNRVGNRLINRLFGTVHGRYLRDILSGYRAFTRDSFERFRLEADGFGIETELAAECVRHGVDTEVVPIRYLARPESSETNLRPLADGGRIVLTLYALAKTNNPIFYFGSVAAFGTLAGVSVAGFVAYRYFVVGISHEVLALLAAFLVLLSVQLLMFGFLTDVLVSVNREQTRRLEGLDDRLEGLDDRLEGLDDRLDDLED; this is encoded by the coding sequence ATGCCCGACCGGACGGACGTCTGCGTGCTGATTCCGACGCTCGAGGAGGCCGCCACCGTCGGCGAGGTCGTGTCGGGCTTTCGGAACGCTGGCTTCGAGGACGTCTTTGTCATCGACGGCGGCTCCGACGACGACACCCGCTCGATCGCCGACGCCAACGGTGCCCGCGTCCGGACCCAGTCGGGGACGGGCAAGGGACAGGCCGTCCGGGAGGCGCTCGAGTACGTCGAGAAACCGTACGTGTTGATGGCCGACGGCGACGGCACCTACTGTCCCGAGGACGCAGACGTGATGCTCGAACCGCTGTTCGACGGCCGTGCCGAGCACGTCATCGGCGATCGCTTCGCCGATATGGAACCGGGGGCGATGACCAGGCTCAACCGCGTCGGCAACCGCCTGATCAACCGGCTGTTCGGTACCGTTCACGGTCGGTACCTCCGGGACATCCTCTCGGGATACCGGGCGTTCACGCGCGACTCCTTCGAGCGGTTCCGCCTCGAGGCCGACGGCTTCGGCATCGAAACCGAGCTCGCCGCCGAGTGCGTCCGCCACGGCGTCGACACCGAAGTGGTCCCGATCCGGTATCTCGCCCGGCCGGAGAGCTCCGAGACGAACCTCCGGCCGCTGGCCGACGGCGGCCGCATCGTCCTGACGTTGTACGCGCTCGCGAAGACTAACAACCCGATCTTTTATTTCGGTAGCGTCGCGGCGTTCGGAACGCTCGCGGGGGTGTCGGTCGCGGGGTTCGTCGCCTACCGATACTTCGTCGTGGGCATCTCACACGAAGTCCTAGCGTTGCTGGCGGCGTTTCTGGTGTTGCTGTCGGTACAGCTTCTGATGTTCGGGTTTCTGACCGACGTGTTGGTCTCGGTCAACCGCGAACAGACCCGCCGCCTCGAGGGTCTCGATGACCGACTTGAGGGTCTCGATGACCGACTTGAGGGCCTCGATGACCGACTCGACGACCTCGAGGACTAG
- a CDS encoding phosphopantetheine adenylyltransferase, with translation MDVVLGGTFDPVHDGHRALLERAFELGDVTVGLTDDDLAPETRSVDRHVRSFEERKADLNSELRAFAEEYDRTFEIRPLTEPTGVATDPGFDVLVVSPETKDGGETVNDIRKRRGLAPLDIEVVEHRYAEDGDVISSTRIIAGEIDEHGNLTPDSNGRSPLRE, from the coding sequence ATGGACGTCGTATTGGGCGGGACGTTCGATCCGGTCCACGACGGTCACCGGGCGCTGCTCGAACGCGCGTTCGAACTCGGGGACGTGACCGTCGGGCTGACTGATGACGACCTCGCCCCGGAGACGCGGAGCGTCGACCGGCACGTCCGTTCCTTCGAGGAACGAAAGGCTGACCTCAACTCGGAGCTCCGGGCGTTCGCCGAGGAGTACGACCGGACGTTCGAGATCCGACCGTTGACCGAACCCACGGGCGTCGCGACCGACCCGGGGTTCGACGTCCTCGTGGTTTCCCCGGAGACGAAAGACGGCGGTGAGACGGTCAACGACATCAGGAAACGGAGGGGGCTCGCGCCGCTCGACATCGAGGTCGTCGAACACCGGTATGCCGAGGACGGTGACGTGATCTCCTCGACTCGGATCATCGCCGGCGAGATCGACGAACACGGCAACCTCACGCCAGACTCGAACGGCAGATCGCCGCTTCGGGAGTGA
- a CDS encoding winged helix-turn-helix domain-containing protein: MSTDDSPEDGPEGSSDDREGVRDRLEQEAERATEEFDDGIVDLLSWMLDTETRARIYVYLRQHPASTSEEVADGTGLYPSTVRESLAELNEDGKVERRKRESDGAGNNPYEYTAMAPSELVGSVVEDVQDELNTVFNLDCHLGVGNSGGDEPVTISVNDAEPAADNDAEPAADNDAEPAADNDAESAADNDAETPDDA, encoded by the coding sequence ATGTCTACGGATGATTCCCCCGAAGACGGCCCCGAGGGGTCCAGCGACGACCGCGAGGGCGTGCGGGACCGACTGGAACAGGAGGCAGAGCGGGCCACCGAGGAGTTCGACGACGGGATCGTGGATCTGCTGTCGTGGATGCTCGACACCGAAACGCGGGCCCGGATCTACGTCTATCTCCGCCAGCACCCGGCCAGTACGAGCGAGGAAGTCGCCGACGGAACGGGGTTGTACCCGAGCACCGTCCGGGAATCGCTCGCGGAACTCAACGAGGACGGAAAGGTCGAACGGCGCAAGCGCGAGTCCGACGGGGCGGGCAACAATCCCTACGAGTACACCGCGATGGCGCCGAGTGAACTCGTTGGAAGCGTCGTCGAGGACGTCCAAGACGAACTGAACACCGTGTTCAACCTCGATTGCCACCTCGGGGTTGGGAACTCGGGCGGCGACGAGCCGGTCACGATCAGCGTCAACGACGCCGAACCCGCGGCTGACAACGACGCCGAACCCGCGGCTGACAACGACGCCGAACCCGCGGCTGACAACGACGCCGAATCCGCGGCTGACAACGACGCCGAAACGCCGGACGACGCCTGA